Genomic window (Sparus aurata chromosome 19, fSpaAur1.1, whole genome shotgun sequence):
CATTCTGGACCTCGAGAACAAACGTGTGAACCTGACGAACActgtaggtccagcagagaAGAAAAGGTCGGGTCAGTCGAGCAGCTGAACGAGGAACAGACGGAACACGGCACGTTTCAGTCGGACTCGTCAGATGCTGGCGCTGTGATCAGTCGGTGGCCACTGGTGGTATTGCAGCGAGCAGCGTTATAGAAGAGACGTCTGTAAACTGTTGACACCAACAggaggttttatatttgtagAACAGTGATGTTTACAGATGTGTGACGACATGCGGCAGGAACACGTTGGTGCAGCTGGATTACACCAGAAGTTcctttatttggtttgtttacttTTCAAACAATCgctcattggctgttgtgggCTGGAGGGCGGGCAGAGAAGGTCCGATCTGAAGAGGAGTAGATCTGCTCTCCTCAGGTCCGACTGTGATGGCAGCGGGACCAGCTGTACGGAGATTCTGATGGTTAAAtcatctcagctgcttcagatAACAACACTTCACTGAGTCTGTTTGGAAGCTGCTTTCAGTCCTCACACAGGACAACAGTCAATGACAGAAACAAAGTTAGAAACAtaaaggtgaagaagaagaagaagaagtgaggaGGAATCCCCTGCCGGAACCAAACACCACGAGGCGAGGCGGCACAGTCATGGACCATGATGTCATGTTGACTGGAGCTGAACAGCAACCAGACTAAACAGATCCAGACTGTCAGACAGACGAGacgcactgactgactgacagtcagacagacagatggacagtcACGGCCCGTCCAAGTCATCCCAGTGTTTTCCCCTCAACACTCATTCACAGCCGAccgtgggagggagggaggagggaggaatcCCAGCTTTGCTCCATTAACAGCCgaacagagggaggggagaaataaataaagaaagagaaggagggagggaggagggagggagaaggtaAAAGTTGGAAGTGGTATGAGTCACGGAGCGAGATGGGAGGAGACTGGagtggtggaggagagagagagggatggagggaggagggaggagggaggtatAATTATGGTTGGAGGCTGCCAGAGCgagagagcagagggaggtAGAGAAAGACgagagcgaggagagagagagagagtccagCCCACTCCGGTAAAACCATTCAACTGGTGAGCGAGGGAGCATtcaccacagagagagagagagagaggtaaaggagagagagaggaactcCCTTTCGTCTGGGATAACTTagaacgacacacacacacactctgaacacacactctgaacacacactctgaacacacactctgagCACACACTCTGCAGCGACTTCACCCGGGAACCAGGATCCTGCTGCACTCCTGCTTTTCCTTCATCCATTCATCACACCCGAGACTTTTTCCTTCgtattcttcctcttcttcttcttcttcttctcctcttgttgttttttccttcttcttcttctttctttctttctttcttgtgacgCCTCCACATTTTCCAGCCATCTGTCCCTGACAAAAAGATAAGGATTActcattttctctctcggcgttgtgtttttttttttttttcttcttctctttttttttgtcctctctcgtttctttacagctttttttccctccgttTTTCGCAGGTGGACTGTGAGCCGAGCTGAACTTTGCAGCTTCCAAACTTCTGAGGAGAAAAGGAGCgagcagagagacaaagacagtgagaggagaggaagacttctctctcttcatccaGGACTCTTTTTGTTCAGACACTTTTGGCCAAAACTCGACTTTCTTCGTATTTTCTGGCTCCGTCTGTGCATCTGCATCCGGCAGCATCACCGAATCCAGtccagcagccaatcagacgtCCACGTTGATCATGTCGGTGCTGCCTCTGCTCAGCTGGACCGTCCTGCTGCTGGTCCAGACCTGCAGCTCGTCCTCGGACCCGCCGTCCAAACTCCAGCCGCTTTCTCTGACCGTCCATCCTCACCACCAGCTGCTGCCGGACGCCGCCTCCGGCTCCCACTGCCCCTCCTGCGCCCTGGCCAGGATGAGGAGGAACGAGGGGGTCGCGGACGACATGGCGGGACACGACCAAGAGGGGGAGGCGGCTCAGCAGGACGTGGTGGAGGCGGTGAAGCGGCACATCCTCAACATGCTGCACCTCCAAGCCCGGCCCAACATCACCCGGCCCGTACCGCGCGCCGCGCTCCTCAACGCCCTGCGCAAGCTCCACGTGGGGCGAGTGGCGGAGGACGGCAGCGTGCAGAtcgagggggaggaggagacgcGAGGGCGGGGAGGccggggaggagggggaggagcagcGGTGGCGGCGGCTCGGGCCGGAGACGCCGGCGAGGCGCAGGAGACGACGGAGATCATCACCTTCGCCGAGGCTGGTGAGTACATatggctcagtgtgtgtgtgtgtgtgtgtgtgtgtgtatatatgtgtgtgtgtgtgtgtgtatgtgtgtgtgtgtgtgtgtgtgtgtgtatatgtgtgtgtatgtgtgtgtgtatatgtgtgtgtgtgtgtgtgtgtgaacaaacGGCAGCATCTCGACAGTTAATGTGTAAATCTGTGTTCTCGTCTGTTAGTGGTGTTGAGGAATGTGTAACAGTTACctttgagtgtgtctgtgtgtgtgtgtgtgtgtgtgtgtgtgtgtgtgtgtggaaacacTTCAGACTGTGTAAGCACATATTTGCATGTGTTacagttgagtgtgtgtgtgtgtgtgtgtgtgtgtgtgtgtggaaaagaCAATAATGCAGCTGTGTTGAAAACGGCCAGtctgtcaatgtgtgtgtgtgtgtgtgtgtgtgtgtgtgtgtgtgtgtgtgtgtgtatatgtgtgtgtgtgtgtgtgtgtgtgtccacctgCTTAATTCCACCTGCGTACTCACTCAGCCAAACCcgacagatacacacacacacacacacacacacacacacacacacacacacacaccgctgtaATCGCCTCCCGCTGTTTTCAAAGAATAGCTCATTATCTACTTAAAGTCAGAGGagattcgtgtgtgtgtgtgtgtgtgtgtgtgtgagtgtgtgtgtgtgtgtgtgagtgtgtgtgagtgagtgtgtgtgagtgtgtgtgtgtgtgagtgtgtgtgagtgtgtgtgtgtgtgtgtgtgtgtgagtgtgtgtgagtgtgtgtgtgagtgtgtgtgtgtgtgaggcggtgagactgctgctggatctCTCTCCTGACAGACGGTAGCAGCAGAGAGTGAATATGAACACTCTGACTGTCGTACCTGTGATGACTCAGAAACCGGCcaat
Coding sequences:
- the LOC115569842 gene encoding inhibin beta A chain-like, whose translation is MSVLPLLSWTVLLLVQTCSSSSDPPSKLQPLSLTVHPHHQLLPDAASGSHCPSCALARMRRNEGVADDMAGHDQEGEAAQQDVVEAVKRHILNMLHLQARPNITRPVPRAALLNALRKLHVGRVAEDGSVQIEGEEETRGRGGRGGGGGAAVAAARAGDAGEAQETTEIITFAEAVVLRNV